The Dermacentor silvarum isolate Dsil-2018 chromosome 3, BIME_Dsil_1.4, whole genome shotgun sequence region GCACGCAATAAGATTCTGGTAACACTGACCAGAATATTAAATTTTAATAATGTAGGCGTAGCTCTCCCTTAATTCGCACTCATCGAATAGCAACACCATGGCATATCGTTCACTTTTGTCAGATCAAGTGTGTAAACACTGTTTTGTCAAGTACCATCCTTCGTTAAATATTGTATTAACGATAGGCCATGTATGCTAACTTTCACTAAAAGAGGCATTTGCTTATGGCATGGTGACATTGGACAGCAGAAATGATAGAACTTCCCTATACAGTTTGCCGTCAAACAAGGTGACTCGCCCAGCTTCTCATTAAGCGATGCTACTAAGATGCAGGAGACTTGGGAAACAAGCAAGATGACTGAGGCGCTGCCTGTCATCACTATCACAGGAACGAGTGAGACATTTTACTTTTTCCAAGTTTTGTGATGCCACAGAATGTGGACAAAATACCGTACCAGAACTGCTATGGAAAATAAATGAATTTACTGGCTTTTTTAAAAAAGCATTTCTCCCTAACCTTGTGGGTTGTTGCAAATTTGTGATGTAATGACACCAGCGATTAAAGTGATAACCTGAATATAGTAAGAGGGGTATATTATGACTGAAAAAAGGAGAGAAAATTATCTTCATATAGTGTGTCCCACAAACACTCGGAGTACTTAAATAATTCTTTATTAAAGCAACTCTACCTGCTCTTTCACCCTCACTTCTCTCAGACAACGTGTTGCTAAAGAGGTTCCACAAAAGAATGTTCCACATTTGCTGTCATGGCCTTGAGTGGTGCTAACAGTCCCAGGGTTATATATTGtatacataaatacccaagaatgtgGTTGTGAAAATAGCCACTGCCATGGCACAATTGGTAGCGCAACGCATATGTAATGCTGAGATGGGCTCAGTTCCCACCAGCGTCACATTGCTttctcgtccactttcatttctctttaggTTATGATTTCTACACTTCAGTTCAgcctaccgaaaaaaaaaaaaacattttattttgTCAACAGTTTCTTTCACACTGAAAAAATGTCCCCATTCAAGCATTTTCCCATTCTTTTCCTATAAATGTTCTTGAAAACCCGAGTGAATAAGAAATGTTTCTTGGGTTTTCAGATGTCACCGCAAACACGATTATTGTGAATGTGAATGTGCCGACTGAGGTGGGAACTGCATCTGGAGCAAGCGATCCAAGTTCATCAGTAAGTATGTAGCACTGGTGGAGCAGCAGCTCCCAGAACAGTTTCAGCCACATGTGTCGAAAGGCTTTTAGAACTTGCTCGTTGTTTAATTACTAGAGTCATCAACTTGATAAAGTCACTTTTTGGAATCAAATAATAATTTTGAAAGATTTTTTTCTTTGGATCTACCATAAAAATTCTGCATGCCTACCATTGGCCGTCTCAAATTGCGCAGCAATTACAATAAAGTGTTGTCATTAATGCCGTACACAATTTAGCCTCACAGTATGGACTGTCTCATGGTGCCAAAACTGTATAACATAACTTTGGTCTTCAGATCACAAATAAATTGCTCAAATGTCTCTCCTTATGCTTGATGCCTGGTTCTGAATATGTATCGCTCATACTATATCTCGTTCTCTCATGGCACGTAATAAGCTTCAAACTTCTTTATGACCACGCTGTAGCTGTTCCAAGACTTTCCTCTTCCTCCAAATCTGGTAGCATTGACCAGAATATTAAATGTTAATAAGGAATGACTCTCCCTTAATTCGCACTCATCGAATAGCAACACCATGGCACGTCATTCACTTTTGTCAGACCAAGTGTGTAAACACTGTTTTTGCCAGGTACCATCTTTCCTTGAATATTGTATTAATAGGCCATGTACGCTAACTTTCACTAAAAGAGGCATTTGCTTATGGCATGGTGACATTGGACAGCACAAATGACAAAACAAATCTTTCTTTTACAGTGTGACATCAAACAAGAAGGTGAGATGCCGAGCTTCTCAGTAAGCGATGCTCCTAAGATGCAGGAGACTTTGGAAACAAGCAAGATGAGCGAGTTTTCGCCTGTGACAATCACTATTACAGGAACGAGTAAGACATTTCACTACTTCCAAGTTTTGTGATGCCGGAGAACGTGGACAAAGTACCATGCCAGAAGTGCTACAGTGCTGCACAACATGACGAATGAACTTACTGGCTCAAAAAGCATTTCTCCTTAATCTTATGGGTTGCAACTTTGTGATGTTATGACGCCAGTGTTAAAGTGAAAACCTGAATATAGTAAGAGGGGTATTTTATGACCGCAAAAAGGAGAAAAAATGTTATCTGCACATAGTGTGTCCCACGAATGCTTAGAGTACTTAGATAATTGTTCTTTATTAAAGCCACTCTGCCTGCTTTTTCACCCTCACTCTTCTCAGACAATGTGTTGCTAGAGAAGTTCCACAAAAGAATGTTCCTTATTTGCTGCCATGACCTTGAGTGATGCTGGCTAACAGTCCCAGGGTTATATATTGTATACATAAATACCGAAGAATGTGGACGTAGAAACAGCCACTGTCGTGGCACAATTGGTAGAGCAACATATATGTAATGCTGAGCTGGGCTCGACTCTCACCAGTGTCAAGTTGTTTTTCGTCTGCTTTCATTTTCCTTTAGCTTATGATTTCTGCACTTCAGTTCAGTCtagtgaaaaaaataaataaaaaggtttTATTTTATCAAGAGAGTTTTTCACACTGAAAAGATGGACCCATTCAAGCCATTTCTCTTTTTATACAAGTTGTTGGCAACCCGAGTGAATAAgaaattttttctttgttttcagacCTTAGCGCCGGCTTGATATTCGTGAACGTGAACGTGCAACTTTAAACCACAACTGCATCAGCTGTAAGCGGGCCAAGCTCATCCGGGAGCAACACTGTTGGAGAAACTGCCACAACAACCGTGTCAGCGACCTGTGCCAAACGCCTTCTCTAAATGGCCCGTCGCTTGATATCTTGAGTTGTTAACCTAATGAGGTTTGTTTTCAGTCGTAAAGAATGATCGCTTgaaaatttgttcttttcatttaCAGTATTGTCTGCCTCCCATTGGCTTTCTCAAATTGCGTCACAATTATGTTTAAATGTTGTCATTAATGTCGTACACAATTTGGCCTCACAGCATAGATTGTCTCAAGGTGGAAAAACTGTATAACTGAACTTTGGTCTTCAAATCACAAATAAATTGATGAGTGCTTAATGCCTAGTTCTGATTATGTATCGCTCATATAGTATCTGGTTCTTTCCCCGTGGCAtgcaataaacttcaaacttcttTATGATCATGTTGTAGCTGTTTCAAGACTCTTCTCCTCCAAATTGAAACATGTTGAATGCCACGAAGGCTTCCTCACCAGCAGTGTGCAGGAGCAGTGTTGCCTTCTAGCATTGTGGCTTCTCAGAGAATCCCACTGCTCTAACCTAGATTTCCAGCCTCTGCTTGAATCAGAGGCAGTCGTCTTCCAGGTTCCCAAACAGCAGCAAGGTAGGCGACTGACAAAGACTGTCCATGTTTCATGGTCCTTGTTGCTTGCCACACAGTTGTTGTGTGGCTGAGCTGTTTGGCGAATGCTGTGCTTTTTCGAGTCACACCAACCGACTGAGCGATGTATATTGGGCCAATTAGAGCTAGATGCAGTCTGAAGCCATGTGCTGAAGTGTCAGCTTTATTGAAGTGCCGGCTTTTATACACTGGCGTTCCTTTGAGTCTCGCCGATCAACTGTGCATGTATTTGGCCAATAAGAGCTACACGCAGACTGATAGCGAGCAGTGAACTGCCAGCTTTATTAGGGTGCCGGCTTTTAAACACTGGTTTTTCTTCGAGTCACGCCGACCGACTGTGCCATGCATTGGGCCAACAATAACTACACGCAGACTGACAGCAAGTGGTGAATTGCCAGCTTGATTAGAGTGCCGGCTTTCGTACACTGGTGCTGCCAGTGTTGCGAAGTCAAATGCCAGTATGGCCGCCTGACTTTGGACAGATTTGGTACAGACAAGACAGCATTCAATTCCCAGTATCTATATAAGGTGTTCGTAATTGCTTCATGTCCAAGTGGGGTTGCAAAGGTAAAAAAACATTGCTTAGTAAAGCATTTTTTGGCCAACTTGGTTCATAACAAAGAAGGAAAAAGCAGTAGCGTGAGAAAATAAGGACGAGATGAACACACAGTTAAGTGCCACTTCTGTGTACTCTGCTGATTctcgttttttatttttttttggcactaccgcttttttttcttcgcattaaaaaaacaaaaacatgttCTGCATAGTAGTAGTGCATACACCAGCATACATTTTGTGTCat contains the following coding sequences:
- the LOC119446526 gene encoding uncharacterized protein LOC119446526 isoform X2, producing the protein MQETSETSKTTEGKPVVVTITRTNVHADKIFVDVNVPTEAGTALGASRPSSSGSNPVGAAAPTTTVPATCVKGLLELARRIITRAKNLMQETWETSKMTEALPVITITGTNVTANTIIVNVNVPTEVGTASGASDPSSSCDIKQEGEMPSFSVSDAPKMQETLETSKMSEFSPVTITITGTNLSAGLIFVNVNVQL
- the LOC119446526 gene encoding uncharacterized protein LOC119446526 isoform X1, giving the protein MQETSETSKTTEGKPVVVTITRTNVHADKIFVDVNVPTEAGTALGASRPSSSGSNPVGAAAPTTTVPATCVKGLLELARRIITRAKNLFAVKQGDSPSFSLSDATKMQETWETSKMTEALPVITITGTNVTANTIIVNVNVPTEVGTASGASDPSSSCDIKQEGEMPSFSVSDAPKMQETLETSKMSEFSPVTITITGTNLSAGLIFVNVNVQL
- the LOC119446526 gene encoding uncharacterized protein LOC119446526 isoform X3; translated protein: MQETSETSKTTEGKPVVVTITRTNVHADKIFVDVNVPTEAGTALGASRPSSSGSNPVGAAAPTTTVPATCVKGLLELARRIITRAKNLETWETSKMTEALPVITITGTNVTANTIIVNVNVPTEVGTASGASDPSSSCDIKQEGEMPSFSVSDAPKMQETLETSKMSEFSPVTITITGTNLSAGLIFVNVNVQL